One genomic window of Halovivax cerinus includes the following:
- a CDS encoding uracil-xanthine permease family protein produces MTGDNTTEGVAKTDGGSVTREEASFVEYGIEDKPPLGESIFLGLQHYLTMVGASVAVPLILANLMGMPDWATARLVGTFFVVSGISTLAQTTVGNRYPIVQGGTFALLAPATAIILTYSGPWEATILQLQGAVIAAALVQVFLGYSGLLGRLTKYLSPVVLSPVIVLIGLSLVGAPDVTRPDQNWWLLGFTLFLIVLFSQYLDTYSRYAKLFPVLLGVAGAWVVAGVLTVLGVFTEATHVSGADGSSLGYIDFSQIADATLVQPIVPFQWGLPEFTAAFAIGMLAGIFASILESIGDYYAVARIAGVGAPSQKRINHGIGLEGLSNIFAGIMGTGNGSTSYGENIGAIGITGVASRYVVQIGAVVMLVVGFFGPFGALITTIPSPIVGALYIAMFGQIAAVGLSNLRFVDLDATRNVFIVGIALFLGLALPNYFGGFENASAFQESAESAAIVGPIFAQQVVSDTIYVVGSTTMAVGGLIAFILDNTIEGTREERGLTEWTRLAEDESEFRTVFDRLRSSDDTGVAETAD; encoded by the coding sequence ATGACAGGAGACAACACTACGGAGGGCGTCGCGAAGACGGACGGGGGCAGCGTCACGCGCGAGGAAGCGTCGTTCGTCGAGTACGGCATCGAGGACAAGCCGCCGCTCGGCGAGTCGATCTTCCTCGGGTTGCAACACTACCTGACGATGGTGGGTGCGTCAGTGGCCGTGCCGCTCATTCTGGCCAACCTGATGGGGATGCCGGACTGGGCGACGGCCCGACTCGTCGGCACCTTCTTCGTCGTCTCCGGGATCTCGACGCTCGCGCAGACGACCGTCGGAAATCGGTACCCGATCGTCCAGGGCGGGACGTTCGCGCTCCTGGCCCCGGCGACCGCGATCATCCTGACGTACAGCGGCCCCTGGGAGGCGACGATCCTGCAGTTGCAAGGGGCAGTCATCGCGGCCGCACTCGTGCAGGTGTTCCTCGGGTACTCGGGGTTGCTCGGACGGTTGACGAAGTACCTCTCGCCGGTCGTCCTCTCGCCGGTGATCGTCTTGATCGGGCTCTCGCTCGTGGGGGCACCCGACGTCACGCGACCCGACCAGAACTGGTGGCTGCTCGGGTTCACGCTCTTCCTCATCGTCCTCTTTTCGCAGTATCTGGACACGTACAGCCGGTACGCGAAGCTGTTCCCCGTCTTGCTCGGAGTCGCCGGTGCCTGGGTCGTCGCGGGCGTGCTGACGGTCCTCGGCGTCTTCACGGAGGCGACGCACGTTTCAGGCGCAGACGGGAGTAGTCTCGGTTACATCGACTTCTCGCAGATCGCCGACGCGACGCTCGTCCAGCCGATCGTCCCGTTCCAGTGGGGTCTGCCCGAGTTCACCGCCGCGTTCGCGATCGGGATGCTCGCCGGGATCTTCGCCTCGATCTTGGAGAGTATCGGGGACTACTACGCCGTCGCCCGGATCGCCGGCGTCGGCGCGCCGAGCCAGAAGCGGATCAACCACGGCATCGGGCTGGAGGGGCTCAGCAACATCTTCGCCGGCATCATGGGCACCGGCAACGGGTCGACCTCCTACGGCGAGAACATCGGCGCGATCGGCATCACCGGCGTCGCCTCGCGCTACGTCGTCCAGATCGGCGCGGTCGTGATGCTGGTCGTCGGGTTCTTTGGTCCGTTCGGCGCACTGATCACGACGATTCCGAGTCCGATCGTCGGTGCACTGTACATCGCCATGTTCGGCCAGATCGCTGCGGTCGGGCTATCGAACCTGCGGTTCGTGGACTTGGACGCCACGCGGAACGTCTTCATCGTCGGAATCGCGCTCTTCCTGGGCCTCGCGCTGCCGAACTACTTCGGCGGGTTCGAAAACGCCAGCGCCTTCCAGGAGAGCGCCGAGAGCGCCGCGATCGTCGGTCCGATCTTCGCCCAGCAGGTCGTCTCCGATACGATATACGTCGTCGGCTCGACGACGATGGCCGTCGGCGGCCTGATCGCCTTCATCCTCGACAACACCATCGAGGGAACCCGCGAGGAACGAGGGCTAACCGAGTGGACACGGCTGGCCGAGGACGAGTCCGAATTCCGGACGGTGTTCGACCGCCTCCGTTCGAGCGACGACACCGGCGTGGCCGAGACGGCCGACTGA